A stretch of DNA from Anaerotignum faecicola:
ACAAAAAGTTGAAATTTGAAGAGTAATGGGTTATGCTTGAATTAACTATGCGGCTTATGCCGCCGCCGCTTTAATATACGAGTATTTTTGTGAAGGGAGGATGGATGTTATATGAGGAAAATATTTTTGGCCGTGGCCGTTACAGTGGGATTAATGTCTGCCGCAACGGTACAGGGGGCCGTGCCGAAAGCGGAGGTTAACGGACAGGAAATAGAACTTTCCGCTACGCCTTATGAAACGGGAGGCGCAGTAATGGTTCCGCTTATGGATTTTATGCATGTTTTTAATACCAATATGGCATATTGGGACGGTGAAACTAAATCGGCATACATGGACGACGGGCTAAAAGTTACCGCGGGAACGGAAGAGGCCGCCGTTATAAAAAAATACGGCTGGACTCCAGGAGAAAACGAGGAATATTTAAAGGTATATAAACTTGAAAAGCTCCCGGTCATAATAAACGGGAAAATGATGGTTCCCGTGAGTTTCCTTGAAGAATATGCACAGGGCGCCGCAGAATTTGCATACGATGCGGAAAGCGGGTATATAAGGTGTTATATGACCAAAATAGACGGCCGATATTTTCCGGTTTTAAAGGCGGACTCTCAAAATGGAGATATGGGGGACTTGGAAGAAAGCCTGAAAAAATATTTGAAATATTTTGACGCCGGACTTTTTGAAGCCGATAAAAGCGGGTACAAGGACGGAGACGGCAATATCGTTTACAGAGGGAAAAGGTTCCCGCAAAGGACTGTGACCGTTACTTTTTTAGCCAATTATGCAATAAATGTTAAGGATAATTATAATTATGCCGTGAGCCAAAGAGGAACGGAAGGTTTCGAGGTTAAGGAATACGAAGAGTATACGGAGATTGCAAACAGTGAATTCAGGGTGCGGCTTTTTTCCGATAAAGTTTTTGACGTGGGAAAAGAAATAACCGCATATGCAGAGGCGGAATATATCGGGCCGGAGAGATCGGCATATATATGCCACAGCGCGCCGTGCATTACAATCAGTCTTAAGGGCGGCATTTACAATATCGGCGGTTCAGTTGACAATATAGGGGTTTATGAAACATGGCCAAAAGGCAAGGTTTACAGGTTTGATCTTGTAAAAGGCGGCGGCTGGGACAAAGAGGACGC
This window harbors:
- a CDS encoding copper amine oxidase N-terminal domain-containing protein, whose amino-acid sequence is MRKIFLAVAVTVGLMSAATVQGAVPKAEVNGQEIELSATPYETGGAVMVPLMDFMHVFNTNMAYWDGETKSAYMDDGLKVTAGTEEAAVIKKYGWTPGENEEYLKVYKLEKLPVIINGKMMVPVSFLEEYAQGAAEFAYDAESGYIRCYMTKIDGRYFPVLKADSQNGDMGDLEESLKKYLKYFDAGLFEADKSGYKDGDGNIVYRGKRFPQRTVTVTFLANYAINVKDNYNYAVSQRGTEGFEVKEYEEYTEIANSEFRVRLFSDKVFDVGKEITAYAEAEYIGPERSAYICHSAPCITISLKGGIYNIGGSVDNIGVYETWPKGKVYRFDLVKGGGWDKEDAAFWEEYFSVPEIYVPEGEYTLTVNFNITDAGDGREFKAAATRGITVK